The Pseudomonas parafulva genome includes a window with the following:
- a CDS encoding LLM class flavin-dependent oxidoreductase yields the protein MSKRQIKLGALTMGCGGPGRHNLWLDPELPADASVNIDWYIDIARQAEAALFDLMFIVDSQFITEGSPSHYLNRLEPLTLLSALAVSTRHIGLVGTLTTSYNAPFNVARRLASLDLISKGRAGWNVVTSGDAGTAGNYGLDEHYDYDTRYARAQEHVEVVQGLWHSYEEDAFPRERASGRFLDPSKLHRLDHKGEHFSVEGPLNIQRSPQGQPVIFQAGDSEQGRDLGAATADVVFTHAASIEQGQAFYRDIKGRAQRLGRDPEQLLVLPGAEIYVGDTDEAAREIERHYHQVDHSFELALKEFGRNFGWHDFSQYDLDAPFPQQSLDYARSSFYTNAKRIADQAREKGFSLRQAVEFGRQLRPGAFVGSPSTVAAKMAEWFEARALDGFNIYIGHPGQFRRFTQQVVPLLQERGIYRTAYEGSTLRESLGLTIPRFNR from the coding sequence ATGAGCAAACGACAGATCAAACTCGGCGCGCTGACCATGGGATGCGGTGGTCCGGGGCGGCATAACCTGTGGCTTGACCCCGAGCTGCCCGCAGACGCCAGCGTCAATATTGATTGGTACATCGACATCGCTCGTCAGGCAGAGGCCGCGCTGTTCGACCTGATGTTCATTGTCGACAGCCAGTTCATCACCGAAGGTTCACCCTCGCACTACCTCAATCGCCTGGAGCCGCTGACGCTTCTGTCCGCGCTGGCGGTCAGCACTCGCCACATCGGCCTGGTCGGCACGCTTACCACGTCCTACAACGCGCCATTCAACGTCGCCCGCCGGCTCGCCTCCCTGGACCTGATCAGCAAAGGCCGAGCCGGCTGGAACGTGGTCACCAGCGGCGATGCCGGCACGGCAGGCAACTACGGCCTGGATGAGCACTATGACTACGACACCCGCTACGCCCGCGCCCAGGAGCATGTAGAGGTGGTGCAAGGCCTGTGGCATTCCTATGAGGAGGATGCCTTCCCACGCGAGCGGGCCAGTGGCCGTTTTCTGGACCCCTCGAAGCTGCATCGTCTGGATCACAAAGGGGAACACTTCTCGGTCGAGGGCCCTTTGAACATTCAGCGCTCGCCCCAGGGGCAGCCGGTGATATTCCAGGCGGGCGATTCCGAGCAGGGCCGCGACCTGGGCGCCGCCACTGCCGATGTGGTATTCACCCACGCCGCCAGCATCGAGCAGGGGCAGGCGTTCTACCGGGACATCAAGGGCCGTGCCCAGCGCTTGGGGCGGGACCCGGAGCAATTGCTGGTGCTGCCGGGGGCGGAGATCTACGTAGGCGATACCGACGAAGCTGCCCGAGAGATCGAACGTCACTACCATCAGGTCGACCACAGCTTCGAACTGGCCCTCAAAGAGTTCGGGCGCAATTTTGGGTGGCATGATTTCAGTCAGTACGACCTGGACGCACCCTTCCCGCAGCAGAGTCTGGACTACGCGCGCAGCAGTTTTTACACCAACGCCAAGCGCATTGCCGACCAAGCCCGTGAGAAAGGCTTCAGCTTGCGCCAGGCGGTGGAATTCGGGCGTCAGCTGCGCCCGGGCGCGTTCGTGGGGTCGCCCTCGACCGTAGCGGCCAAGATGGCCGAGTGGTTCGAAGCCAGGGCCCTGGACGGTTTCAACATCTACATTGGGCACCCTGGGCAATTTCGCCGCTTTACCCAGCAGGTAGTACCGTTGCTGCAAGAGCGCGGGATCTATCGCACGGCTTATGAAGGCAGCACGTTGCGCGAAAGCCTTGGGCTGACCATCCCGCGGTTCAACCGGTAG
- a CDS encoding LLM class flavin-dependent oxidoreductase translates to MTLEFIGLIGPQESSESQAPRGPLVDLAFIKAFAQAQEYAGFDKALLAVSTSAPDSMILASYVAALTDRIGLLVAHRPGFQAPTFAARQFATLDQLSGGRAAINVITGGDSGDLQRDGDYLDKDARYARTDEYLEVMHNTWTQRTAFDHHGTHYQVEDNLTLVKPVGKLPVYFSGASEAAVEVAAKHADVYMMWGEPLAQVRERIRQVRKAAARYGREHHIRFSLSLRPILGATEAEAWARAERILADAQNTIGIRQGNRREKNFGKSNAGSERLVQLAKERKVHDTRLWTEIAALGGGAGNSTSLVGTAEQVAEAALAYYELGVSTFLFRGFEQLRDAVEYGQDLIPRIRQQVERFEAQRQTRLG, encoded by the coding sequence ATGACCCTCGAATTCATCGGCCTGATCGGCCCTCAGGAAAGCAGTGAATCGCAAGCGCCCCGTGGCCCGCTTGTCGATCTGGCGTTTATCAAGGCATTCGCCCAGGCGCAGGAATACGCCGGTTTCGACAAAGCGCTGCTGGCGGTCAGCACCAGTGCGCCGGACTCGATGATCCTGGCCAGCTACGTCGCTGCGCTGACCGACCGCATTGGCCTTCTGGTGGCGCATAGGCCCGGTTTTCAGGCGCCCACCTTCGCCGCCCGGCAGTTCGCCACCCTCGACCAATTGAGCGGTGGCCGCGCCGCGATCAACGTGATCACGGGCGGCGACAGCGGTGACCTGCAGCGCGACGGCGACTATCTGGACAAGGATGCCCGCTACGCCCGCACCGACGAGTACCTGGAGGTGATGCACAACACCTGGACGCAGCGCACTGCCTTCGATCATCACGGCACCCATTACCAAGTTGAAGACAACCTCACACTGGTCAAGCCCGTCGGCAAATTACCCGTCTACTTCTCGGGCGCCTCGGAGGCAGCAGTGGAGGTCGCGGCCAAGCACGCCGATGTGTACATGATGTGGGGCGAGCCACTGGCGCAAGTGCGCGAGCGCATTAGACAGGTGCGCAAGGCTGCAGCCCGCTACGGGCGAGAACATCACATTCGCTTCAGCCTGTCGCTGCGCCCGATCCTCGGCGCCACAGAAGCAGAAGCCTGGGCGCGTGCCGAGCGCATTCTGGCCGACGCCCAGAACACTATCGGCATCCGTCAAGGCAACCGCCGCGAAAAGAACTTCGGCAAGAGCAATGCAGGGTCCGAGCGCCTGGTTCAGCTCGCCAAGGAACGCAAAGTGCATGACACCCGGCTGTGGACCGAGATCGCAGCCCTGGGCGGCGGGGCCGGCAATTCCACGTCCTTGGTGGGCACCGCCGAGCAAGTGGCCGAGGCCGCGCTGGCCTACTACGAATTGGGCGTGAGCACGTTCCTGTTTCGGGGGTTCGAGCAGCTGCGCGATGCAGTGGAATACGGCCAGGACCTGATTCCGCGCATTCGTCAGCAGGTGGAGCGATTCGAGGCGCAGCGCCAGACACGCTTGGGCTAG
- a CDS encoding dipeptide ABC transporter ATP-binding protein gives MSQQPLVKVRNLTISYAVAGQRTQAVSQLSFSLAKGETLAIVGESGSGKSTLANALLGLLPISAQIDQGQLWVDGVDVAQADERTRRRLRGRTIALVPQDPMVSLNPTLRIGQQIGEALVLARGRRYPGLATDIQALLAQVGLDQPAQRARQYPHELSGGMRQRVLIAIALAGEPKLIVADEPTSALDVTVQRRILDHLQHLTAERGISLLIITHDLGMACDRADRLLVMKHGKLIEHASPRQILWGAQQPYTRELLAAAPAFVSRRSAVLPTDKPPLLRLHNICKRFVLPGQPSPFTALHDLNLTVHAGQTLAIVGESGSGKSTALRIALGLETPSQGHVELAGQPVSALSWQQLRPLRRRIQLVQQNPFAALDPRFTVYDSIVEPLVSFGLGKGEALERRARELIAKVHLPVHFLDRLPHELSGGQRQRVAIARALALEPDLLLLDEPVSALDVSVQAQILALLSELQRDLGMAYVLVSHDLAVVASMADHVLVLQHGQVVEQGPAAEVFGRPASAYTRALIQAIPGHSRSVLPVAI, from the coding sequence ATGAGCCAGCAACCCTTGGTCAAGGTGCGCAACCTGACCATCAGCTACGCCGTTGCAGGGCAGCGCACCCAGGCCGTGAGCCAGCTTTCGTTCAGCCTGGCCAAAGGCGAAACACTGGCTATTGTCGGGGAGTCTGGCTCCGGCAAGTCGACCCTCGCCAACGCCCTGCTCGGCCTACTGCCGATCAGCGCCCAGATCGATCAAGGTCAGTTGTGGGTGGACGGGGTCGATGTGGCCCAGGCTGACGAGCGCACCAGGCGCCGCTTGCGTGGGCGCACCATTGCCTTGGTGCCGCAGGATCCAATGGTCAGCCTCAACCCTACCCTGCGCATCGGCCAGCAGATCGGTGAAGCACTGGTGTTGGCCCGAGGCCGTCGTTATCCCGGCCTGGCCACAGACATTCAGGCTCTGCTGGCCCAGGTAGGTCTGGACCAGCCCGCGCAGCGCGCTCGCCAGTACCCCCACGAGTTGTCCGGTGGCATGCGCCAGCGGGTACTGATTGCCATCGCGCTGGCCGGCGAGCCCAAGTTGATCGTGGCTGACGAACCCACCAGCGCCCTGGATGTCACGGTGCAGCGGCGGATCCTCGACCACCTGCAACACCTGACGGCCGAGCGCGGCATCTCGCTGCTAATCATCACCCATGACCTGGGCATGGCGTGCGACCGTGCTGACCGCCTGCTGGTAATGAAGCACGGCAAGCTCATCGAGCACGCCTCGCCCAGGCAGATTCTCTGGGGTGCGCAGCAGCCCTACACCCGTGAACTGCTGGCGGCAGCGCCCGCCTTCGTGTCGCGACGCAGCGCCGTCTTGCCAACCGATAAGCCTCCCCTGCTTCGGCTGCACAACATCTGCAAACGCTTTGTCTTGCCTGGGCAGCCCAGCCCGTTCACCGCCCTGCATGACCTGAACCTTACCGTGCACGCGGGCCAGACCTTGGCCATCGTAGGCGAGTCTGGCTCGGGTAAAAGCACAGCGCTGCGTATTGCTTTGGGGCTGGAAACGCCGAGCCAAGGCCATGTGGAATTGGCAGGGCAACCTGTCAGCGCATTGAGTTGGCAGCAGCTGCGTCCCTTACGCAGGCGCATCCAGCTGGTGCAACAGAACCCGTTTGCCGCGCTGGATCCACGCTTCACCGTGTACGACAGCATCGTCGAGCCGCTGGTGTCGTTCGGCCTGGGCAAAGGTGAGGCACTGGAGCGCAGGGCGCGGGAATTGATCGCCAAGGTGCACCTGCCTGTGCATTTCCTGGATCGCCTGCCGCATGAGCTGTCAGGTGGCCAGCGCCAGCGCGTGGCCATTGCCCGAGCCCTGGCACTGGAGCCGGATCTACTGCTGCTGGACGAACCGGTCAGTGCCTTGGATGTGTCGGTGCAGGCACAGATTCTTGCCCTGCTCTCAGAACTACAGCGCGACCTGGGCATGGCCTACGTGCTGGTCTCTCACGACCTGGCAGTGGTGGCAAGCATGGCCGACCACGTGCTGGTGCTGCAACACGGGCAGGTCGTCGAACAGGGCCCGGCCGCAGAGGTGTTCGGCCGACCCGCCAGCGCCTACACGCGGGCACTGATCCAGGCCATACCAGGGCACTCGCGCAGCGTGCTGCCGGTAGCGATCTGA
- a CDS encoding ABC transporter permease has product MTMDIPLIAPDAASTSDEPCTRRIWERRTRYQRVHRALTPLLRRPGFSLALLIVLFALFAALAPQLLTSFDPYATAPADKLTPPNLVHWFGTDELGRDLYTRVVYGARLSVMAALLAVAIALVGGLGLGVLAGFAGGHLDAALMRLIDVLLALPGLLLALAIVTAIGFGTVPVAVAVGVGIIPGFARTTRAEVLRIKSLAYVEAARLAGASWTRTLMRHVLPNAWGPVAVLATLDFGAAILATAGLSFLGFGAAPPAAEWGTLIANGRHFLVTAPWVSLLPGLFVVAVVFSLNHLARSAEEHAR; this is encoded by the coding sequence ATGACCATGGATATTCCCCTGATCGCACCCGACGCCGCCTCAACCAGCGATGAGCCGTGCACACGCCGCATCTGGGAACGACGCACGCGGTATCAGCGCGTCCATCGCGCCTTGACGCCGCTGTTGCGCCGCCCTGGCTTCAGCCTGGCGCTGCTGATCGTCTTGTTCGCTTTATTTGCCGCACTGGCACCTCAGCTGCTCACCAGTTTCGACCCCTACGCCACGGCACCCGCCGACAAGCTCACGCCTCCAAACCTGGTGCATTGGTTCGGTACCGACGAGTTGGGCCGCGACCTGTACACGCGGGTGGTGTATGGCGCGCGCCTGTCGGTGATGGCGGCATTGCTGGCAGTGGCCATCGCCCTGGTGGGCGGCCTTGGCCTTGGCGTACTGGCGGGATTTGCCGGAGGGCACCTGGATGCAGCCCTGATGCGCCTGATCGACGTCTTGCTTGCCCTACCCGGCTTGCTGTTGGCGCTGGCGATCGTCACGGCCATCGGCTTTGGCACGGTGCCCGTGGCCGTTGCGGTGGGTGTCGGGATCATTCCAGGCTTCGCCCGCACGACCCGCGCCGAGGTGCTGCGCATCAAATCGCTGGCGTACGTCGAAGCGGCGCGCCTAGCCGGCGCCAGTTGGACGCGCACCCTGATGCGCCACGTACTGCCCAATGCGTGGGGCCCGGTGGCGGTACTGGCCACCCTGGACTTTGGCGCCGCGATCCTGGCCACCGCTGGGCTCAGCTTTCTGGGCTTCGGCGCAGCGCCGCCCGCTGCTGAGTGGGGCACGCTGATCGCCAACGGGCGCCATTTTCTCGTTACAGCGCCGTGGGTATCCCTGCTGCCGGGGCTGTTCGTGGTGGCCGTGGTGTTCAGCCTCAATCACCTGGCGCGTAGCGCCGAGGAGCATGCCCGATGA